The Amaranthus tricolor cultivar Red isolate AtriRed21 chromosome 6, ASM2621246v1, whole genome shotgun sequence genome has a segment encoding these proteins:
- the LOC130814632 gene encoding glucose-6-phosphate/phosphate translocator 2, chloroplastic-like isoform X2, translating into MFTTLHQPIQTQSIIKLSIQKSAFPKAEQCPVPSFPSKKPEISTISITKPLHVSANSISLVRQRKSLVECNAYEANRSQPIDINIELPSEAAQKVKIGIYFATWWALNVVFNIYNKKVLNAFPYPWLTSTLSLAAGSLMMLISWATRVADPPKTDLEFWKTLLPVAVAHTIGHVAATVSMSKVAVSFTHIIKSGEPAFSVLVSRFLLGETFPMPVYLSLIPIIGGCALSALTELNFNMTGFMGAMISNLAFVFRNIFSKKGMNGKSVSGMNYYACLSMLSLLILTPFAIAVEGPQVWAAGWQTAISQIGPNFVWWVAAQSIFYHLYNQVSYMSLDQISPLTFSVGNTMKRISVIVSSIIIFHTPIQPINALGAAIAILGTFLYSQAKL; encoded by the exons ATGTTTACTACATTACATCAACCAATACAAACCCAATCAATAATCAAACTTTCTATTCAAAAATCTGCATTTCCTAAAGCAGAACAATGCCCTGTTCCTTCATTTCCTTCTAAAAAGCCTGAAATTTCCACCATTTCTATCACAAAACCTCTGCATGTTTCAGCCAATTCAATTTCTTTGGTTAGACAAAGGAAATCTTTGGTTGAATGTAATGCATATGAAGCTAATCGTTCCCAACctattgatattaatattgAGTTACCAAGTGAGGCAGCTCAAAAGGTTaaaattggtatatattttgcTACATGGTGGGCTTTGAATGTGGTTTTTAATATCTATAATAAGAAGGTTTTAAATGCTTTTCCTTACCCTTGGTTAACTTCTACACTTTCTCTTGCTGCTGGGTCTCTTATGATGTTGATTTCTTGGGCTACTCGGGTTGCTGACCCACCCAAGACTGATTTGGAGTTTTGGAAGACATTGCTTCCT GTAGCAGTGGCTCATACAATTGGGCATGTAGCAGCAACTGTTAGTATGTCTAAAGTTGCAGTTTCTTTCACTCATATCATCAAAAGTGGTGAACCAGCATTCAGTGTGTTGGTTTCAAGGTTCTTGTTGGGTGAAACTTTCCCTATGCCAGTTTACTTGTCACTTATTCCAATCATTGGTGGTTGTGCACTTTCTGCTCTCACTGAGCTCAATTTTAACATGACTG GGTTTATGGGAGCTATGATCTCCAATTTGGCTTTTGTATTCCGGAACATATTCTCAAAGAAAGGGATGAATGGGAAATCAGTTAGTGGGATGAACTACTATGCTTGCCTCTCAATGTTGTCTCTTCTGATCCTTACACCCTTTGCAATTGCTGTGGAGGGACCTCAAGTATGGGCTGCTGGATGGCAGACTGCAATCTCTCAAATTGGACCAAACTTCGTATG gTGGGTAGCAGCTCAAAGCATATTCTACCATTTATACAATCAAGTGTCATACATGTCTTTGGATCAAATTTCTCCCCTGACTTTTAGTGTCGGAAACACGATGAAGCGAATCTCGGTTATAGTCTCATCCATAATCATTTTCCACACTCCTATTCAGCCCATCAATGCTTTAGGAGCTGCCATTGCGATCCTTGGAACTTTCCTCTATTCACAG GCAAAACTTTAA
- the LOC130814632 gene encoding glucose-6-phosphate/phosphate translocator 2, chloroplastic-like isoform X1: MFTTLHQPIQTQSIIKLSIQKSAFPKAEQCPVPSFPSKKPEISTISITKPLHVSANSISLVRQRKSLVECNAYEANRSQPIDINIELPSEAAQKVKIGIYFATWWALNVVFNIYNKKVLNAFPYPWLTSTLSLAAGSLMMLISWATRVADPPKTDLEFWKTLLPVAVAHTIGHVAATVSMSKVAVSFTHIIKSGEPAFSVLVSRFLLGETFPMPVYLSLIPIIGGCALSALTELNFNMTGFMGAMISNLAFVFRNIFSKKGMNGKSVSGMNYYACLSMLSLLILTPFAIAVEGPQVWAAGWQTAISQIGPNFVWWVAAQSIFYHLYNQVSYMSLDQISPLTFSVGNTMKRISVIVSSIIIFHTPIQPINALGAAIAILGTFLYSQVKQVKYSSLNVVFYNEV, from the exons ATGTTTACTACATTACATCAACCAATACAAACCCAATCAATAATCAAACTTTCTATTCAAAAATCTGCATTTCCTAAAGCAGAACAATGCCCTGTTCCTTCATTTCCTTCTAAAAAGCCTGAAATTTCCACCATTTCTATCACAAAACCTCTGCATGTTTCAGCCAATTCAATTTCTTTGGTTAGACAAAGGAAATCTTTGGTTGAATGTAATGCATATGAAGCTAATCGTTCCCAACctattgatattaatattgAGTTACCAAGTGAGGCAGCTCAAAAGGTTaaaattggtatatattttgcTACATGGTGGGCTTTGAATGTGGTTTTTAATATCTATAATAAGAAGGTTTTAAATGCTTTTCCTTACCCTTGGTTAACTTCTACACTTTCTCTTGCTGCTGGGTCTCTTATGATGTTGATTTCTTGGGCTACTCGGGTTGCTGACCCACCCAAGACTGATTTGGAGTTTTGGAAGACATTGCTTCCT GTAGCAGTGGCTCATACAATTGGGCATGTAGCAGCAACTGTTAGTATGTCTAAAGTTGCAGTTTCTTTCACTCATATCATCAAAAGTGGTGAACCAGCATTCAGTGTGTTGGTTTCAAGGTTCTTGTTGGGTGAAACTTTCCCTATGCCAGTTTACTTGTCACTTATTCCAATCATTGGTGGTTGTGCACTTTCTGCTCTCACTGAGCTCAATTTTAACATGACTG GGTTTATGGGAGCTATGATCTCCAATTTGGCTTTTGTATTCCGGAACATATTCTCAAAGAAAGGGATGAATGGGAAATCAGTTAGTGGGATGAACTACTATGCTTGCCTCTCAATGTTGTCTCTTCTGATCCTTACACCCTTTGCAATTGCTGTGGAGGGACCTCAAGTATGGGCTGCTGGATGGCAGACTGCAATCTCTCAAATTGGACCAAACTTCGTATG gTGGGTAGCAGCTCAAAGCATATTCTACCATTTATACAATCAAGTGTCATACATGTCTTTGGATCAAATTTCTCCCCTGACTTTTAGTGTCGGAAACACGATGAAGCGAATCTCGGTTATAGTCTCATCCATAATCATTTTCCACACTCCTATTCAGCCCATCAATGCTTTAGGAGCTGCCATTGCGATCCTTGGAACTTTCCTCTATTCACAGGTAAAACAAGTTAAATATTCAAGCTTGAATGTTGTATTTTACAATGAagtataa